From the genome of Vigna angularis cultivar LongXiaoDou No.4 chromosome 11, ASM1680809v1, whole genome shotgun sequence, one region includes:
- the LOC108319867 gene encoding uncharacterized mitochondrial protein AtMg00810-like: MDQEIAALENSKTWALTDLPYGKQPIRYDIVLAGDNIQEIQNVKALLNAKFKIKDLGQLKYILGLEIARSQQGINLSQRKYALELLEDAGLLGCQPVSTPIQLGTKFSKTEGKPYSNVHAYRRLLDRLLYLTNTRPNLSFVVSTLSQFLSNPLEDHYAVVIRILRYIKSNPGQGLLFPSNTEHAIKAFSDSYWAACPDTRRSVIGFNVFYGASLISWKSEKQVPLFYDNQSAIQIAQNPAMHERTKHIEIDCHLIRDKVQAGVIKLLPISTSVQLADIHTKALHLAQF, from the exons ATGGATCAAGAAATTGCAGCATTAGAAAATTCCAAAACTTGGGCTTTGACTGATCTACCTTATGGAAAGCAACCTATCAGAT atgatatagtCTTGGCAGGTGATAACATCCAGGAAATCCAAAATGTGAAGGCTCTATTGAATGCAAAGTTCAAGATTAAAGACCTAGGCCAACTCAAGTATATTTTGGGCTTAGAAATTGCTAGATCTCAACAGGGCATTAATTTGtcacaaaggaagtatgcttTAGAGTTACTAGAAGATGCAGGATTGTTGGGATGTCAACCTGTTTCTACTCCCATACAGCTaggcacaaaattttccaagacAGAAGGGAAACCCTATTCCAATGTGCATGCCTATAGAAGACTTCTTGACAGGTTATTATATCTAACCAACACAAGACCAAACTTATCTTTTGTTGTTAGTACTCTCAGTCaatttctttccaatcctttggaagATCACTATGCAGTAGTAATAAGGATCTTGAGATATATCAAGAGCAATCCAGGACAAGGATTACTCTTTCCCTCAAACACAGAACATGCTATCAAGGCTTTTAGTGATTCTTATTGGGCTGCTTGCCCTGACACTAGAAGGTCTGTAATTGGGTTTAATGTGTTCTATGGTGCATCCTTAATCAGTTGGAAATCTGAGAAGCAAG TTCCTCTGTTTTATGACAATCAATCTGCTATACAAATTGCACAAAATCCAGCCATGCATGAGAGGACaaaacatattgaaattgattgtcatctcaTAAGGGATAAAGTTCAAGCTGGTGTAATTAAGCTCTTGCCTATTTCTACTTCAGTCCAACTTGcagacattcatactaaagctTTGCATCTAGCACAATTTTAA
- the LOC108319866 gene encoding (-)-germacrene D synthase, translating to MSIAPSTLLSTQHAPPHITMRPCANFPPSFWGDTFLQYHSHSLEINDNMKQQFLMQKEEVKKMFLSSSNSILQKLNFIDSLQRLGISYHFQHEIDEALQQIYNTYTNDNVITEEGCLHYVALLFRLLRQRGYHISSDIFNKFKNNQGDFDQNLVKDVQGLWSLFEAAQLRVHGEDILDEVLDFTQTHLNSMINQLSSSFAAQISHCLRKPFHKGVPRLEARCYISFYEENSSHCKVLLTFSKLDFNMVQGLHKIEVESIAKWWKKSEFATKVPYARERAVECYFWPISMSYEAEYSIARKMEAKLIGCISLLDDTYDAYGTIEELELLTHAIQRWDISSIQSLPDSMRVVFNAIIEVCDEVKLATIESKNSNTVVQCVKEAFRNLAHAYLTEAKWSQEICIPTYQQYKDNGVISSAYILMITSFILLSTSSSQTVLLDWISSNPPILKSVSLIGRLENDISSHKFEQQRMHVVSAVECCMNQYGISQENAYKFIKKEIEDLWKVINEECLKLDLIPKHVLDCIINVARITELTYENFQDKYTDGKLWKDDIIALLVDPISMEEHK from the exons ATGTCTATTGCACCTTCCACTCTTCTTTCGACTCAACATGCACCACCTCACATCACCATGAGACCTTGTGCAAATTTTCCTCCAAGCTTTTGGGGAGATACTTTCCTTCAGTATCATTCACATTCACTG GAAATCAATGATAATATGAAGCAACAATTTCTAATGCAGAAAGAGGAAGTGAAGAAGATGTTTCTATCTTCAAGCAATAGTATCTTACAAAAACTAAATTTCATTGATTCATTGCAACGTTTGGGTATATCTTATCATTTTCAACATGAAATTGATGAAGCATTACAGCAAATCTACAACACATATACAAATGATAATGTCATTACAGAAGAAGGTTGTCTTCACTATGTGGCGTTACTATTTCGTTTGCTTAGGCAAAGAGGGTATCATATTTCGTCAG ATATATTTAACAAATTCAAGAACAACCAAGGAGACTTTGACCAAAATCTTGTCAAAGATGTACAAGGATTGTGGAGTTTGTTTGAAGCTGCACAACTAAGGGTTCATGGGGAAGATATATTAGATGAAGTTCTTGATTTCACACAAACTCATCTAAATTCCATGATTAATCAATTGAGTTCATCCTTTGCTGCACAAATAAGTCATTGCTTAAGGAAACCTTTTCACAAGGGAGTTCCTAGGTTGGAGGCAAGGTGTTACATTTCCTTCTATGAAGAAAATTCTTCCCATTGCAAAGTTCTTCTTACATTTTCAAAACTAGATTTCAATATGGTACAGGGATTGCACAAAATAGAAGTCGAGAGCATCGCCAA ATGGTGGAAAAAGTCAGAATTTGCAACAAAGGTCCCTTACGCAAGAGAAAGGGCAGTAGAGTGTTATTTTTGGCCAATTTCCATGTCTTATGAAGCTGAATATAGTATTGCAAGAAAGATGGAAGCCAAATTGATTGGGTGTATCTCTCTTCTAGATGATACTTATGATGCCTATGGCACAATAGAAGAACTTGAACTACTCACGCACGCAATTCAGAG ATGGGATATTAGTTCCATTCAATCTCTCCCAGATAGCATGAGAGTAGTGTTTAATGCAATTATAGAAGTGTGTGATGAAGTAAAGTTGGCTACGATAGAGAGTAAAAACTCGAATACAGTGGTGCAATGTGTTAAAGAAGCT TTTCGTAACTTGGCACACGCCTACTTGACTGAAGCAAAATGGAGTCAAGAGATTTGTATTCCAACATATCAACAATATAAGGATAATGGAGTTATATCTTCTGCATATATTCTTATGATAACATCATTTATTCTTCTATCAACATCTTCATCCCAAACCGTATTGTTAGATTGGATTTCGAGTAATCCACCAATCTTGAAATCTGTTTCACTTATTGGTAGACTTGAGAATGACATATCGTCACATAAG TTTGAACAACAAAGAATGCACGTGGTTTCGGCAGTTGAATGTTGCATGAACCAATATGGAATTTCACAGGAAAATGCGtacaaattcattaaaaaagaGATTGAAGATTTGTGGAAGGTTATAAATGAAGAGTGTCTCAAGTTAGACCTTATTCCGAAGCATGTACTAGATTGTATTATTAATGTGGCCCGCATAACTGAACTTACCTACGAAAACTTCCAAGATAAATACA